From Terriglobia bacterium, one genomic window encodes:
- a CDS encoding two-component regulator propeller domain-containing protein — protein sequence MLRPKCLSLAGVLLLLFLCIPAFALDPNRALTQYVHRIWQAPQGLPDATITSILQTHDGYLWLGTEAGLVRFDGVRFSEMASTSPAAQPPLKGAWVRNILEDKHHNLWVGTNEAGLIRLENGVATQYLQKDEPQRSTVQCLLQDRNENIWACTSTGLARLNQGKLTMYGMPQGLPSNNVRSACEAPDGTLWVGGDGNRLSSWNGSSFINHPLTSMPEYGDIRALLCSDDGAVWAGTTNGLIRFAGGREHLMTVKDGLPDNWIYSLIEGRDGTLWIGTKSGFSRFRNGKFESYRTEDGLSQSTVYSLYEDREGSLWAGTKHGLNQFLEGRTIPYTVSEGLPTNDVGPVLQDRDGTVWVGTIGAGLCRFDDARHLTVLTTKQGLAGNEIYALAEDPAGDLWVGTNAGLNLLRHGSVVETYTRDQGLADNHIRFLFHDHAGALWIGTPSGLSMFVNGRFIQPKDASRLSAVAGGEDKAGHFLAATEAGLKIYQDHAFREFAPSDIPLREVDTFFVDQEGLLWMGTLGAGLRLLKDGKVSSYFMRDGLFDNEIYGIAEDSQDRLWMASSKGIFSVNRSDLRKFAEGEIQKFVSTPYSPLDGLRTIESRSGVQPAVWKMKDGTLWFATIRGLLVLDPAKLQRNAPAPPVVIEDVIVNSRKEAPAAIGSAPAGRKDLEFRYTALSFLAPAGIRFRYKLEGYDTNWTDASTRRDAYYTNLPPGKFQFRVIACNVDGLCNESGSAVAFSLAPYYYQRAWFFPLCGAGLLFVAWLVWHMRVRSLRQQFEIVLAERGRIARELHDTLLQGFSGITMGMQAISTGLSAGQGQSRLNELIRDAAQCMREARQSIAGLRAVKGGDAELQAAIAETARQITKSKDIQLKLKLDRGPSHLPASVEGHLLRIAQEAIANSTRHADATTIEVGLRFAKNSICLTVQDDGKGLADAAGPAAGHYGLTGMRERASQIGAQFELLTGPVQGTTVRVLVPAP from the coding sequence ATGCTGCGTCCAAAATGCCTTTCGCTGGCCGGTGTCCTGCTGTTGCTCTTTCTCTGCATCCCGGCCTTCGCGCTCGATCCCAACCGCGCACTGACGCAATATGTGCATCGTATCTGGCAGGCGCCGCAGGGGTTGCCCGACGCCACGATCACATCGATCCTGCAAACCCACGACGGTTATTTGTGGCTTGGAACCGAAGCGGGCCTTGTCCGTTTCGACGGCGTCCGTTTCTCGGAAATGGCCAGCACGTCGCCGGCGGCCCAGCCGCCGCTGAAAGGCGCATGGGTCCGGAACATTCTGGAAGACAAGCACCACAACCTCTGGGTCGGCACAAACGAGGCCGGCCTCATCCGGCTGGAAAACGGTGTGGCGACGCAATACCTGCAGAAGGACGAACCGCAGCGTTCGACCGTGCAGTGTTTGTTGCAGGACCGCAATGAAAACATCTGGGCCTGTACGTCTACCGGCCTCGCTCGTTTGAATCAAGGGAAACTGACGATGTACGGCATGCCTCAAGGGTTGCCCTCAAATAATGTCCGCTCGGCATGTGAGGCTCCGGACGGCACATTGTGGGTGGGCGGAGACGGCAATCGTCTGAGTTCCTGGAACGGTTCCTCCTTTATTAATCACCCGCTGACGTCGATGCCCGAATATGGGGATATTCGCGCCCTCCTGTGTTCCGATGACGGCGCCGTGTGGGCCGGCACCACGAACGGCTTGATCCGCTTCGCCGGCGGACGTGAACATCTGATGACCGTGAAGGACGGCCTCCCCGATAACTGGATCTACTCCCTGATCGAAGGCCGCGACGGGACGCTGTGGATTGGCACCAAAAGCGGCTTCAGCCGGTTCCGCAACGGGAAGTTCGAAAGTTATCGGACCGAAGACGGCCTGTCCCAGAGCACGGTTTATTCGCTGTACGAAGACCGCGAAGGCAGCCTTTGGGCTGGAACGAAGCACGGACTGAATCAGTTTCTTGAGGGCCGGACCATTCCTTATACCGTCAGCGAAGGCCTGCCGACGAACGACGTCGGTCCGGTCCTTCAAGACCGCGACGGCACCGTCTGGGTCGGTACGATCGGCGCCGGCCTCTGCCGGTTTGACGATGCCCGGCACCTCACCGTGCTCACGACGAAGCAGGGCTTGGCTGGAAATGAAATCTATGCCCTTGCGGAAGATCCCGCCGGAGACCTCTGGGTCGGAACCAACGCTGGGCTCAATCTGCTCAGACACGGCAGCGTCGTCGAAACTTACACGCGCGACCAGGGACTCGCGGACAATCACATCCGGTTTCTCTTCCACGATCACGCCGGCGCTCTCTGGATTGGAACGCCTTCAGGCCTCAGCATGTTCGTGAACGGCAGATTCATCCAGCCGAAAGATGCTTCACGGCTGTCCGCCGTGGCGGGAGGCGAGGACAAGGCCGGACATTTTCTGGCAGCGACCGAAGCCGGCCTGAAGATTTATCAGGACCACGCCTTCCGCGAGTTTGCTCCATCCGATATACCGTTGCGCGAGGTCGATACGTTCTTCGTCGACCAGGAGGGCCTGCTGTGGATGGGAACGCTGGGCGCCGGCCTGCGCCTGTTGAAGGATGGAAAAGTCTCCAGCTATTTCATGCGGGACGGCCTGTTCGACAACGAAATCTACGGCATTGCGGAGGACAGCCAGGACCGGCTCTGGATGGCATCGAGCAAAGGCATCTTTTCAGTGAATCGATCGGATCTGCGGAAGTTTGCCGAGGGCGAAATTCAGAAATTCGTCAGCACGCCGTACAGCCCGCTGGACGGTCTGAGAACCATTGAAAGCAGATCCGGAGTGCAGCCTGCCGTGTGGAAGATGAAGGATGGAACGCTTTGGTTTGCGACCATTCGCGGTCTGCTCGTGCTCGATCCGGCGAAGCTGCAGCGCAACGCGCCGGCCCCGCCGGTCGTTATCGAGGACGTCATCGTGAATAGCCGGAAGGAAGCCCCGGCTGCTATTGGATCGGCACCGGCGGGCCGCAAGGATCTGGAGTTTCGCTACACGGCGTTGAGTTTCCTCGCGCCTGCCGGAATCCGCTTCCGCTACAAGCTCGAAGGATACGATACAAACTGGACCGACGCTTCCACGCGGCGCGACGCTTACTACACGAATCTGCCTCCGGGCAAATTCCAGTTCCGTGTGATCGCGTGCAACGTCGATGGGTTGTGCAATGAATCCGGGAGCGCGGTCGCGTTCAGCCTCGCTCCTTATTACTATCAGCGCGCCTGGTTCTTTCCACTTTGCGGCGCCGGCCTCTTATTTGTTGCCTGGCTTGTCTGGCACATGCGTGTCCGGAGCCTGCGGCAGCAGTTCGAGATCGTACTGGCTGAACGCGGCCGCATTGCCCGAGAGCTTCACGATACATTGCTGCAAGGCTTTTCCGGCATCACGATGGGAATGCAGGCGATCTCTACAGGTCTGTCTGCCGGCCAGGGCCAAAGCCGATTGAATGAGTTGATCCGGGACGCCGCGCAATGCATGAGAGAAGCGCGGCAATCCATTGCCGGCCTGCGCGCCGTCAAAGGCGGAGACGCGGAGCTTCAAGCCGCAATCGCGGAGACTGCCCGTCAGATCACGAAGAGCAAAGATATTCAGCTCAAACTCAAGCTCGATCGCGGTCCCTCTCACCTGCCGGCGAGTGTCGAAGGACATCTGCTCCGGATTGCTCAGGAAGCGATCGCCAATTCCACCAGGCACGCGGACGCCACCACGATTGAAGTGGGCTTGCGCTTCGCAAAGAACTCCATCTGCTTAACGGTGCAGGACGACGGCAAGGGCCTGGCCGATGCCGCCGGCCCCGCGGCCGGGCATTACGGTCTGACAGGCATGCGCGAGCGTGCCAGCCAGATCGGAGCACAGTTCGAGCTTCTCACCGGTCCGGTCCAGGGAACGACGGTTCGCGTGCTCGTGCCGGCGCCGTAA
- a CDS encoding glutathionylspermidine synthase family protein, whose translation MIRKQQPERASWRSAVESQGLIYHTPDGQRYWDESVFYEFTAKEVDALEAATNELWNMWLAAIQRVIDQNRFAELRIPAAAVPLIISAWNQEPPALHGRFDLAYDGKGAIKALEFNADTPTALLEASIIQWYWLQDTHKNCDQFNSIHEKLLAKFTELVNYIDGSPLYFTHAADTEDMMTVTYLRDLAQQSGYKTEALTVAEIGWNGECFVDLAGNRIHSIYKLYPWEWLLGEAFAQHLIDTHSAMQWIEPIWKMVASNKGILAILWELFPQHPLLLEAHIDNPGLMVDYIRKPLYSREGANVTLVGSSGPRVNTPGNYGDGAFVYQAAAHIPAFEGNYPVVGSWYVIDQGACGMGIRESDGPITTNLSRFVPHLFR comes from the coding sequence ATGATCCGGAAACAACAACCCGAGCGCGCGTCGTGGAGATCCGCCGTCGAATCTCAGGGGCTGATCTATCACACGCCTGACGGCCAGCGCTATTGGGACGAGTCCGTGTTCTATGAGTTCACTGCGAAAGAAGTCGATGCGCTCGAAGCGGCGACGAATGAGCTATGGAACATGTGGCTTGCGGCGATTCAGCGCGTGATCGATCAAAACCGTTTCGCCGAGCTGCGCATTCCGGCGGCCGCTGTGCCGCTCATCATATCGGCGTGGAACCAGGAGCCTCCGGCGCTGCATGGGCGCTTTGACCTTGCTTACGATGGCAAGGGCGCCATCAAAGCGCTCGAATTCAATGCCGACACGCCGACGGCTCTGCTGGAAGCTTCGATCATTCAATGGTATTGGCTGCAGGACACGCACAAGAATTGCGATCAGTTCAATTCCATCCACGAAAAGCTTCTGGCGAAGTTCACGGAGCTGGTGAACTACATCGACGGCTCGCCTCTATATTTCACGCATGCCGCGGATACGGAAGACATGATGACGGTGACATATCTCCGCGACCTCGCTCAGCAATCGGGCTACAAAACCGAGGCGCTGACCGTTGCCGAGATCGGATGGAACGGCGAGTGTTTCGTAGATCTTGCCGGCAATCGCATTCACAGCATTTACAAGCTGTATCCATGGGAGTGGCTTCTCGGCGAAGCCTTCGCGCAGCATCTGATCGACACGCATTCCGCGATGCAGTGGATCGAGCCCATCTGGAAAATGGTTGCGTCGAACAAAGGCATCCTCGCGATTCTCTGGGAACTGTTTCCCCAGCATCCGCTGCTGCTCGAAGCGCACATCGACAATCCCGGATTGATGGTCGACTACATCCGCAAGCCGCTCTATTCGCGTGAAGGCGCGAACGTCACGCTCGTCGGCAGTTCGGGCCCGCGCGTGAACACGCCCGGGAACTACGGCGACGGCGCGTTCGTGTATCAGGCCGCTGCACATATTCCGGCGTTTGAGGGGAATTATCCGGTTGTCGGAAGCTGGTACGTGATCGATCAAGGCGCCTGCGGTATGGGAATTCGCGAGTCCGACGGCCCGATCACCACGAACCTCAGCCGGTTTGTCCCGCACTTGTTTCGGTAA
- a CDS encoding DUF350 domain-containing protein: MEVLAHYPAETLNVLWWTLVGVFSFFAGSWLFDKLDPIDYKMQIENGNMAAALKLSAVLLGIAAIIVTAIR, translated from the coding sequence ATGGAAGTACTCGCACACTACCCGGCGGAGACGTTGAATGTCCTGTGGTGGACATTGGTCGGCGTTTTCAGTTTTTTTGCCGGCTCGTGGTTGTTCGACAAATTGGACCCCATCGATTACAAAATGCAGATTGAGAACGGAAACATGGCCGCTGCTTTGAAGCTTTCGGCCGTCCTTCTTGGAATCGCTGCCATCATCGTCACCGCCATCCGATAA
- a CDS encoding fused MFS/spermidine synthase — translation MTTRIFAPTIFLSAFLLFCFEPMIGKMMLPLLGGAAAVWITCLLFFQLMLLAGYGYALVLERYLPARAQIIVHAVMMVAVLFFLPIHFVTRPDEAASINPSGWLLWQLVKSAGIPFGIVSTTAPLLQAWLTKTKAAAARDPYFLYAISNAGSLIALVAYPLLIEPRIGVREQTWLWSTAYALLGAMLIAAAAVVWKTVSSPSQEATPSVTAEIPSWRQRLFWLAAAFVPSGLMLAVTNHILLNLASVPFLWILPLAVYLMTFMAAFGRKIHISSKAVSAAVPVVLLLLFPFAATSRAVDVKFLLPLIAVHMLILAAGALLCHTALAARRPDPQHLTEFYFWIALGGVLGGVFTAVLAPFMFRTVIEYPLLVAAIAFFREPGEPKTEINGGDLIFPAVLGFAVIGASKLLRSHGVNFTSDLWTSIGLDIVIILFAYLLRHRVFRFGVAMAILIFAYQRLLPQFFGGSEFIYMARDFFGVKGVKYDFNTNSRRLLHGDTLHGIESQDPDFIGHPVAYYDPTGPVGDVMDMLSERGGNQHVGVVGLGTGSMAGWTAPSRHITFFDIDRQMIDIAMNYFTFLPSCGKNCDVIVGDGRLSIEKANAGEFDLLMLDAFNSDSIPAHLVSREAIRMYLTKLKPDGFLLFHVSNRYMDVEALISAVVTDANLEALVRHDDEQQNDLKARSHYIVAGRNAAALGALEHDANWMKVKKPDNVAAWTDDYSNMLAILRWH, via the coding sequence ATGACTACGCGTATTTTCGCTCCAACGATCTTTCTGAGCGCCTTTCTGCTGTTCTGTTTCGAGCCGATGATCGGCAAAATGATGCTGCCACTGCTCGGCGGCGCGGCGGCCGTCTGGATCACGTGCCTTCTGTTTTTTCAATTGATGCTGCTGGCGGGGTACGGGTACGCGCTGGTGCTGGAGCGTTACCTGCCGGCGCGCGCGCAGATCATCGTGCATGCGGTGATGATGGTCGCGGTGCTTTTCTTTCTTCCGATCCATTTCGTGACTCGGCCGGACGAAGCGGCCTCCATCAATCCTTCGGGCTGGCTTCTCTGGCAGCTGGTGAAGTCCGCGGGCATTCCGTTCGGCATCGTATCGACGACGGCGCCGCTGCTTCAGGCCTGGCTCACGAAGACGAAGGCGGCTGCGGCGCGCGACCCTTACTTCCTCTACGCGATCAGCAACGCGGGAAGCCTGATCGCACTGGTCGCCTATCCGCTCTTGATAGAACCGCGCATCGGCGTGCGGGAACAGACATGGTTGTGGTCGACGGCGTACGCGCTGCTGGGCGCAATGCTGATTGCGGCGGCAGCGGTCGTCTGGAAGACCGTTTCAAGCCCTTCCCAGGAAGCGACCCCATCGGTGACGGCGGAGATACCGTCCTGGCGGCAGCGATTGTTCTGGCTGGCGGCGGCGTTCGTGCCGTCGGGTTTGATGCTGGCCGTAACGAATCACATTCTGCTGAACCTGGCGTCCGTGCCGTTTCTATGGATTCTTCCGCTTGCCGTTTACCTGATGACGTTCATGGCCGCCTTCGGACGAAAGATCCACATTTCCTCGAAGGCTGTTTCCGCCGCAGTGCCTGTCGTTCTGCTCCTTCTGTTTCCCTTCGCCGCCACCAGCCGCGCTGTCGACGTTAAATTCCTGCTGCCGCTCATTGCGGTGCACATGTTGATTCTGGCCGCAGGCGCGCTGCTGTGTCATACGGCGCTTGCGGCGCGGCGGCCGGATCCGCAGCACTTGACGGAATTCTATTTCTGGATCGCGCTGGGAGGCGTGCTGGGCGGCGTCTTCACGGCAGTCCTGGCGCCATTCATGTTTCGGACGGTGATCGAATACCCGCTGCTTGTGGCGGCGATCGCATTTTTCCGCGAACCGGGGGAACCGAAAACAGAGATCAACGGCGGTGATTTGATTTTTCCCGCGGTGCTGGGCTTCGCGGTGATCGGTGCTTCGAAGCTGTTGCGGTCGCATGGCGTGAACTTCACCTCGGATCTCTGGACAAGCATCGGCCTGGACATCGTCATCATCCTCTTTGCCTACCTGCTGCGGCATCGGGTGTTCCGCTTCGGCGTGGCAATGGCGATTCTGATTTTCGCTTACCAGCGTCTGCTGCCTCAGTTCTTCGGAGGATCGGAGTTCATCTACATGGCCCGGGATTTCTTCGGCGTGAAAGGCGTGAAGTACGACTTCAACACCAACTCACGCCGGTTGCTGCACGGCGACACGCTGCACGGCATCGAGAGCCAGGATCCGGATTTCATCGGGCACCCCGTCGCTTATTACGATCCGACCGGACCTGTCGGCGATGTCATGGACATGTTGAGCGAGCGTGGGGGTAACCAGCACGTCGGCGTGGTGGGATTGGGAACCGGCAGCATGGCAGGATGGACCGCTCCCTCGCGCCACATCACGTTCTTCGATATCGACCGGCAGATGATCGACATCGCGATGAACTACTTCACCTTCCTGCCGAGCTGCGGGAAGAACTGCGATGTGATTGTCGGCGACGGCCGCCTGTCCATCGAGAAAGCCAATGCCGGAGAATTCGATCTCCTGATGCTGGACGCGTTCAATTCCGATTCGATTCCCGCGCACCTGGTCTCGCGCGAGGCGATCCGGATGTATCTGACGAAACTCAAGCCGGACGGGTTCCTGTTGTTTCACGTCTCAAACCGGTACATGGACGTCGAGGCGCTCATCTCTGCCGTGGTGACGGATGCGAACCTGGAGGCCCTCGTCCGCCACGACGATGAACAGCAAAATGACCTCAAAGCCAGGTCACACTATATCGTTGCGGGCCGGAATGCCGCGGCTCTCGGCGCCTTGGAGCATGACGCCAACTGGATGAAAGTCAAGAAACCGGACAACGTCGCCGCCTGGACCGACGACTATTCCAACATGCTGGCCATTCTGCGCTGGCATTGA
- a CDS encoding acyl-CoA dehydrogenase family protein, protein MNLEEVCAVARENAALTDSEARWPEKSITALSSAGLLGLTIPKEFGGAGAGMREFARVTEELATVCGSTAMIYLMHVCGAQVIAGARQRSALDGIVTGKLLTTLAFSEKGSRSHFWAPVSRAEQNGGGIRIRADKSFVTSAGHAQTYVVASGSVGGSAATESTLYLVGGSSAGVRTLGPWTGMGLRGNSSAPMVFDCVVGEDARLTAEGGGFQAMMQIVLPWFQVGSAAVSLGIAKAALADATRHVSSARLEHLGESLAAAVPGVRARIAKMQLTLDAARAYLNEALSKIENQAPDAMLAVLGVKATAAEAVVSVTDEAMRACGGAAFSRHLSIERNFRDARAASIMAPTTDILYDFIGKALCGLPLF, encoded by the coding sequence ATGAATCTCGAGGAAGTCTGTGCCGTTGCGCGGGAAAACGCTGCGCTCACGGATTCTGAAGCGCGCTGGCCGGAGAAGTCCATAACGGCATTGAGCAGCGCCGGGTTGTTGGGATTAACCATCCCCAAAGAGTTCGGCGGCGCCGGAGCCGGAATGCGGGAGTTTGCCCGCGTCACCGAAGAACTCGCAACCGTTTGCGGCTCGACTGCGATGATTTACCTGATGCACGTTTGCGGCGCTCAGGTTATAGCCGGCGCCCGCCAGAGATCCGCCCTCGACGGCATTGTGACCGGAAAACTCCTGACCACGCTGGCCTTCAGCGAGAAAGGCAGCCGCAGTCATTTCTGGGCCCCTGTCAGTCGAGCCGAGCAAAATGGCGGCGGAATCCGGATCCGGGCGGACAAATCTTTCGTCACGAGCGCCGGACACGCGCAGACGTATGTCGTGGCTTCAGGATCCGTGGGCGGGAGCGCGGCAACGGAATCCACTCTATATCTTGTGGGAGGAAGCAGTGCGGGTGTCCGGACGCTCGGACCCTGGACGGGCATGGGACTGCGCGGAAATTCCAGCGCTCCCATGGTCTTCGATTGCGTGGTGGGCGAGGACGCCAGGCTGACCGCCGAAGGTGGCGGCTTCCAGGCGATGATGCAGATCGTCCTGCCCTGGTTTCAAGTCGGCTCCGCCGCCGTCTCACTTGGCATTGCCAAGGCGGCTTTAGCCGATGCGACGCGTCACGTCTCCTCTGCGCGCCTGGAACACCTCGGGGAAAGCCTGGCCGCGGCGGTTCCGGGAGTACGCGCGAGGATCGCGAAGATGCAACTCACGCTCGATGCGGCGCGTGCTTACCTGAATGAGGCCCTGAGCAAAATTGAAAATCAGGCCCCGGATGCGATGCTGGCAGTGCTCGGCGTGAAAGCTACAGCGGCCGAAGCCGTCGTATCAGTCACCGATGAAGCCATGCGCGCCTGCGGCGGAGCCGCCTTCAGCCGCCATCTCTCGATCGAACGCAATTTTCGTGATGCGCGGGCGGCTTCGATCATGGCTCCGACAACCGACATTCTGTATGACTTCATCGGGAAGGCCCTGTGCGGCCTGCCGCTGTTTTGA
- a CDS encoding PhnD/SsuA/transferrin family substrate-binding protein — MMDQSIVVGAVAYDPKVVTIWELIREYFRNAGVPNDFVLFSNYEAQVEALLNGFIDIAWNTNLAYVRVYRRTNGTCRVLAMRDTDVDFRSVIIVRTGGGISSLPDLKGKAVAFGSRDSGQASILPAHFLAANGIDPARDIRPIRFDLDVGKHGDTGTSEVAVLDAVARGSADAGAVGDQYWARVLADGSVDRARIKAIWTSPPYCHCNFTALERNRSGADLERWTQTLLKMDYNNPEHRKIMDLEGLKRWVTPQLAGYKPLFDAVESTGYFSNAQ, encoded by the coding sequence ATGATGGACCAGTCGATTGTTGTCGGGGCTGTGGCGTACGATCCGAAGGTCGTCACCATCTGGGAGCTGATTCGCGAGTATTTTCGTAATGCCGGCGTCCCGAATGATTTTGTCCTGTTCTCGAACTACGAAGCGCAGGTCGAAGCGCTGTTAAACGGTTTTATCGATATCGCCTGGAATACGAATCTCGCGTATGTGCGGGTTTACCGGCGCACCAACGGTACCTGCCGCGTCCTTGCCATGCGGGATACGGATGTCGACTTCAGGTCCGTGATTATCGTCCGTACCGGTGGCGGCATCTCAAGCTTGCCGGACCTGAAAGGCAAAGCCGTCGCGTTCGGCAGCCGCGATTCCGGGCAGGCATCGATTCTTCCCGCCCATTTTCTTGCTGCAAATGGCATCGACCCGGCCAGGGACATCAGGCCCATTCGCTTTGACCTGGATGTCGGCAAACACGGTGACACCGGAACCAGCGAAGTTGCAGTCCTTGACGCCGTCGCGCGCGGGTCGGCTGATGCCGGGGCCGTCGGAGACCAGTACTGGGCCCGTGTGCTTGCGGACGGCAGCGTTGACCGCGCCAGGATCAAGGCCATCTGGACGTCGCCGCCGTACTGCCACTGTAACTTCACGGCGCTTGAAAGGAATCGGTCCGGGGCGGATCTCGAACGCTGGACGCAAACGCTCCTGAAGATGGATTACAACAATCCGGAACACCGGAAAATCATGGATCTCGAAGGCCTCAAGCGGTGGGTTACGCCGCAACTGGCAGGATACAAGCCCCTGTTCGACGCCGTAGAATCGACAGGATATTTCTCGAACGCCCAATGA
- a CDS encoding sulfurtransferase TusA family protein: protein MKDRAATCDAGQLTFSDGLAVLLNRKLDALDSGDVLEVRFSDPASVHDLRAWLRLTGHELIEVRQEQADLSCRIRRGTARRLIVAKPADGDNRADVAGGCQDTRHLVLDAAARIPVHADPSTGFSPRGSVIEQGAPVFDFEVVDSAAAWSPGAGELYEQAGAGQWNATTDIPWGQLHAIDLEVERAVCQIMTFLAENEFSALYVPAKWIARIHPHFMETVFFLATQVRDEARHIEVFIKRALANGGGLQFSSASTQHSLKSLLDRDDFLEASFLLSVLGEGTFLDLLRFLETHAPESVTQEISRRTRSDEARHVHFALQHIQHAIGADPGVKKRLRKAISDRASALSDVRMLNPLVEESLVILAAGGLAAAGLPYGTEAVRQLHSTMHENRVKRLQLVGFEESEARELSEMHTPNFM, encoded by the coding sequence ATGAAGGACCGCGCCGCCACTTGCGACGCCGGGCAGTTGACGTTTTCAGACGGCCTTGCGGTCCTGCTGAACCGTAAGCTGGATGCGCTCGATTCCGGCGATGTACTGGAAGTCCGATTCTCCGATCCCGCAAGCGTCCACGACCTGCGCGCCTGGCTGCGGCTGACGGGACATGAGTTAATAGAGGTCCGTCAGGAGCAGGCGGATCTTTCCTGTCGGATCCGGCGCGGAACAGCGCGGCGGCTGATTGTGGCCAAGCCTGCGGACGGGGATAATCGCGCGGACGTGGCCGGGGGATGCCAGGATACCCGGCATCTGGTTCTCGACGCCGCTGCAAGGATTCCTGTCCACGCCGATCCTTCGACCGGCTTTTCGCCGCGCGGCAGTGTCATTGAACAAGGCGCGCCTGTTTTTGACTTTGAGGTTGTCGATTCTGCCGCCGCATGGTCGCCCGGCGCCGGCGAGCTTTATGAACAGGCAGGCGCCGGCCAGTGGAACGCCACGACCGACATTCCGTGGGGACAACTCCACGCCATCGACCTGGAAGTCGAACGTGCAGTGTGCCAGATCATGACCTTCCTCGCCGAAAACGAATTCTCGGCGTTGTATGTTCCCGCCAAATGGATTGCTCGAATCCACCCGCACTTCATGGAAACCGTCTTCTTCCTTGCGACACAGGTCCGCGACGAGGCGCGCCACATTGAAGTCTTCATCAAGCGTGCTCTGGCCAACGGCGGCGGCCTGCAGTTTTCTTCCGCCTCGACTCAGCACTCCTTGAAATCGCTGCTGGACCGCGACGACTTTCTCGAAGCCAGTTTTCTTTTGAGCGTGCTGGGAGAGGGAACCTTTCTCGATCTGCTCCGCTTCCTGGAAACTCATGCCCCGGAGAGCGTCACGCAGGAAATTTCCCGGCGAACCCGGAGCGATGAAGCGCGCCATGTCCATTTCGCGCTGCAGCATATTCAACATGCGATCGGCGCGGACCCCGGAGTTAAAAAACGATTGAGGAAGGCCATATCGGACCGGGCTTCGGCGTTGTCCGACGTTCGCATGTTGAACCCGCTGGTCGAGGAATCGCTCGTGATCCTGGCTGCGGGCGGCCTGGCTGCGGCCGGACTTCCCTATGGCACGGAAGCCGTTCGTCAACTCCATTCAACGATGCATGAAAACCGCGTCAAACGTCTTCAGCTCGTTGGTTTCGAGGAGTCTGAGGCGCGGGAGTTGTCCGAAATGCACACGCCGAATTTCATGTAA
- a CDS encoding TonB family protein yields MPSTTRFRLFLPVILCACVAAAHAQQSYLAPTLIEAGNVVFPNSGPPVAAISLLAAVDPDGHVSETQTVDSVGSTPSGEAYAGTLAGYVNDSIAAAKQWRFSPAVDLRRKPTRSTASITFVYQTVFDRGADTTIIPSLETSSRKADEYQPPLAGKVSRVEYPLRGFIQTPSPTVVLNLQIEADGSISTVDVIQSVPALNALAVRDVKNFQFRAARYEGKPIRSTAIVAFVFLRLTN; encoded by the coding sequence ATGCCTTCAACCACAAGGTTTCGATTGTTCCTGCCTGTAATTCTGTGCGCGTGCGTTGCGGCAGCTCACGCACAACAGTCCTATCTGGCTCCGACGCTTATTGAGGCGGGCAACGTGGTGTTTCCAAATTCAGGTCCACCGGTTGCTGCCATAAGCCTCCTGGCTGCTGTCGATCCCGACGGCCATGTTTCGGAAACGCAGACGGTGGATTCCGTCGGGAGTACACCGAGCGGCGAAGCTTACGCGGGAACCCTTGCGGGATATGTTAACGACTCCATCGCCGCCGCGAAGCAGTGGCGTTTCAGTCCGGCGGTGGATCTCCGTCGCAAACCCACTCGTTCCACGGCGTCGATCACCTTCGTCTATCAAACAGTGTTTGATCGAGGTGCGGATACCACCATAATCCCATCGCTTGAAACTAGCTCTCGGAAGGCTGATGAATACCAGCCGCCGTTGGCAGGAAAGGTCTCGCGCGTCGAATATCCCCTGCGGGGCTTTATTCAAACACCCAGCCCGACGGTGGTTTTAAATCTGCAAATCGAAGCGGATGGCTCCATTTCGACGGTCGACGTTATTCAATCTGTCCCCGCCCTGAATGCCCTGGCGGTACGCGACGTGAAGAACTTCCAGTTCCGGGCCGCACGCTACGAAGGCAAGCCGATCCGATCGACAGCCATTGTCGCCTTCGTCTTCCTGAGACTGACAAATTAG